Within Saccharomyces paradoxus chromosome X, complete sequence, the genomic segment CGACTgtcttttcaacttttcttgAGTGCAGCGAATCAAACAATGACACTGAAATTAGAGTTTGAGGCCAGATGGAGCTTGCAGGGTTGACGACCCATCTTCTGGTCAGACCCGCAGCACCATAACCAATCATCTGTGATGTCCAAACCAACAAGAACTGATATCCGACGTTTAGCTTCATATTGTAGAAACTTCCTTGAGCGTTCAAAATGTACATAGCGTATGCAGTGGAAGAAGTGAGCGCCACGGCAATAGTAACGACGGCATGTTCCTTTTTGGTGAATGGTCCCGGGTTCAAATCAAAGAATGGTACTTTGGGACACTTCCAGTCGGGCAAGAGAGCCAGCACTCTACCTATTGGATAGCAAACAACCTGTGCGACAAGGAAATTGATCTCTAAAGATGGATATCTCAGGGAAAAGAACTGATTGACACCGGCGAATACTACCACAAATATCGTGGTTAAGAACCAAGTCCTCCAGTGGTTGAGGCGGATGGTGGGATCATCCTCAATGGAGACCGCAGACCTCACTTCGGGATATGGAGAATTAGGCAAGTATGTAGGGTCGCCCTTCCAAACGAGACCTTCCTCTTGGATAGAATGGCGGTCGAATTTTTGGCTTTCTGGATCACGGTCCTCTTCATCAGTAGTCGCAGTAAAATTGTTGATGTCCTCATCAATATTCTTGACGAAAAcatctttcttctcttcttccatATTGATCTGGATGGGGATGGTTGTTGGCGATGGCGAGGGCTCCGACTCTGCCGGGTCGCTCTCCCTATAAATCGTACTCATGAGCTCTGTAATGCTATATAATTGTTACGGTTGTTTTCTGCTACATGGTCAAAAACCTTTTACTACGAATACACAGTTTTTGACGACTGCCCATATATAGTTAAAACAATTCATCGAATTGCCCCAAATttgggaaaaaaattgatagGCACCCGATGAAGGCAGGAACTATCTTCGACAACGATTGCTGAGGCGTTTACAGAGCCATTAACTGCCCTTACAGTGGGTTTGAGGTGACTAACAGGCAGCAACGAGCAACTGCTAAAAGGCTTGGTGCCTTGCAGACGGCTATTGTCTCTGAATTTTGTGTGAAAAACTTAGGTGTGGCGTCCTCGAGTCGGAAGGTGTGGCGGGccggaaaaaaagaggaaaaaaagaaaattaatgCAATAGCGACTGGCAGATAGGGAGGTTAGAGGGGTCGTATGCGTCTATCATCGTTGCAACAGGGCGACTCATGCCATGTCTTGGCCTTTGATACAGTGCGTCGGAAGTTAGTATCGATCCGAGGGATGGGAATGGATGCGATTTCCCCCAATTCTATCGTTATCGTTGGTGGAAAAAACATTATAAGGGATGAATGAAGATAGAGAGGAAAACCACAACGGGTAGAGTTTGCCGAGATAACTAAGAAGACGTAATCTAAAGGCAACCAGCATGTCTCGAGTTGCACAGCTCGACTCGATAGCGCTTGATAAGGAACTGTATGGACAGTTCTGGTCCGAGTTTAATGCTGCTTTCGATACGAATGAACGCAAGGAAGAATGGGAGTTGATAGTGAACTCCATTGTGTTTATGTGCGCGACAAGGTTCCTTCCGCAGTTTGGCTCTAGCTGCACGTACGGATCCGCGCTCAGTGGTGTGGCTTTCCAGTGCAGGAAACGCACCTTGTATGTTGTCACCGTATTGGCTGGGTACTTGTGGAAGAAGATCACACATGCTGTTTTTAATGGTTCTCACGGTGGGAACCAGATGGTGTGGCTGAAGCTATACAAATGGCTTAACTTGTTATATCATGGCTGCGATGTGACCAACTTCCTGAGATTTCTAACGGCGGATGGTGCCCATGCGAGGGCGTTTTTATCGCCATTATACCGGGTGTTTAATGTCCATTCCACGAGGTTGGTTCGAGATGGCTCTGCGTCTGTCTCtgatttttattcaaactCTGTATTCGCTGGGTTGGAATACCAGAACAGACAATTGCTGTGGAATGCGCTGTTAGAActcttttccaaaacacTGCTTACGAAAAGGGGGCTCTTGACCTTTGCCAAAAAGCAACCGAGGTCTCGTTCTGGCACTTTCCCCAAGACAGTCTGTCCCCATTGTGGCGGTTTCCCGACCAACCCATACCAGATTGCTTGTTGTCACGCAAACTACTGTTATGTGTGTGTTGTAAAGGCTTTGGAATGGTCTGTGTGTGATGCCTGTGGGACCTCTGGACGACTGACTGCCTTACCAGTGTACTAAGGGGACCCACTCCCCTACTTGTATCTctatatatgtgtataGTATATTCATATTCATGTTGTCTACTTGGGTCACGTGGTCGATCGCctggttttttttcactttctgtcaaagaaaaaagaaataataaagatgtggtataatattattgtgGAATGCAATACGGATCGATGTAGAGATCGACTTCTGAAGTCGAGGAGTAATAAACTGTGAGCTCTTTAGGATAACATTAGTTTGCATTTCGGCGTCTTTCCCTGTCCATGCAATGTTTTTACCTCGTCTCGTTCGGTATAGGACCGAAAGGTTTATAAAAATGGTACCTACCAGGACCTTACGACGAATTAGCCATAACAGCGGGGAATCGATTCAAAAACAGGTCTTGACTCTTATCAGTGCAGATGCGAGTTtaaatgatgatgacaagTTGAAAATACGAAAATATTGGTCTGACATGGCGGACTATAAAAGTCTTCggaaacagaaaaatagCTTACTGGAAAACTCTATATTGCACGAGATCAAGATCGAAGactttatcaaatttatcaatCGCACCAAAACCTCATCTATGACTACAAGAGGGCTTTATAGAAGAGAATGTCTGTATCAATGCAAGGCAAACTTGGACCTAGTCAATCAAGTAGTCTCCCAAGTCTCATCAGCAAGACAACAAAGGCCCCTAACTACGCAATTGGACACTATGCGCTGGTGCGTTGATGATGCCTTTAGTACTGGGGACATAGTCATGGCTGCAGACCTTTTCCTGTTGTACTACAGATTATTCACAGACGATAAAAAGCTAGACGACCAATATgcgaagaaaataatatcagCATTAGCGTACCCGAACCCATTGCATGATCATGTCCATCTAgtaaaatatttacaattGAACTCTTTATTTGAAAGGATATTCGGAAACGGTATAAAATTGACCCGGTATCAATTAGAAACTCTATCCAATAAGGCTCTCGGCTTGAGTAATGAAGCTCCGCAATTATGCAAGGCTATACTGAACAAGCTGATGAATGTAAATTATTCTTCGAATAATGAGTTGAAGCTTCGAGATGATCAAGTACTACTTGCGTACAAATccattgatgaaaattATAGAAGAGGAAATGTTGCAAGTGTGTATTTTACTTGGAACAGAATCAAAGAGTACTATGTTTCCATTTCTGCACATGACTCCAGAATTATTTATAAAGTCTTCAAGATTTGTACGCATAATAGAGCCTATAGGTCTATATGTAGCGAGATGTTTTGGCAATTAACTCCGGAATATTATTGCAATAACCCTTTGATACTACCAGCAATCATTGATTTCATTACAAAGCGGGATTCTTTAACAATGGCCAAGGAACTCATGCAAAATATTAACAGGTACACTTTACCCGAGAATCATCATATTGTTTGGCTGAACAAAAGATGTCTTTCTTCATTGCTGAGGATGCATTTGAAGTTTAATGACTCTAACGGTGTAGATAAGgttttgaaacaaataaCAACAAATTTCAGGGCGCTTTCGCAGGAAAATTATCAAGCGATAATTATTCACCTTTTCAAAACACAAAACCTTGATCATATCGCTAAGGCGGTCAAATTACTCGATACTATACCACCCAAACAAGCGATGTTGGCCTATGGTTCAATTATCAACGAGTTGGTTGATTGGAAGTTGGCTTCAAAGGTGAAATTCACCGATAATTTGATGGCTCTTATAAACGATTTACTGATGAAAGCACATGACTTTGACCCTGACCATAGAAACTCTCTTTGGAACGTCATTTCCTCTTTGTACATTAAGAAACTTTGTCATTATAAGAAACAGGATGGTAAATTTGTTACCAATGCAAAGGAGAATATCGACTTGGCAAAACTACTATACATGGATGCTTCAAAAAGGGGCAAGATAAACTGgtcaaaatcaaacagTAATCCATTCATCGTATCCTCCCCAACTGATGtcaaattaaaaataaataatcaaAATAGGTTTACTATTTTAAGGAATATTGCATTAAGCGCCTTACAGATAGGAAGGATAGACGTTTTTCTTTGGGCGTGTGCGGAATTGTACCAGAATGGTATGACAATTGAGGAACTAAATTTGGACTggaatttcattttaaAACATCAAATTAGAAATTCAGAATTCAAGACAAACAAGGAGATCATACAAGATATTAAAAAGCATGGCGTTTCGGCTATTAAACGTTATTTAAGGTGAACCACCGAACGCACATTTACCATAAACACAACAAAGTAAACAATAACTTAATAAGTTCTGTAAATATATACGAAATTCAAGCATTGCATCCTAATTTTCCCCCTTCTTAGTCATCAAATAAATGTATTCATATTACATACTTAAGATTAattatattctttcaaattattCTATCGTTGCACTATGATCAATTTATATTTACAGGCTTTTTAgtatattgttattattcaatttttcttttttggagGAGGTAACAATTTCACATCTTTTGATTGCTTGATCGCTGCATTAGAGAAATCTCTCACTACAATTTGACAGTTTACCTCTTTGCATAAtgccttcttctttgatggTGGTACTTTTTGCAAAAGTTCCAGTCCAGTACTTCTTTCTAAAGCATCTATAGGAACTTCGAAATCAGTCAACTTCGTCTCATTTGATATTGGTTCGTTTGGCACCACAAATGCTGCAACAGCAATATCCTCTCTAGAAGGATTGGTTGCTGGTGCTTCGGCAACaatcaatttgaaaaaatgtgTTGGAACAGCAATACTGGGTGGATTACCAATTACTTCATAATTAACTCtaaatttattatcaatGGGATCTTTTTTAGGTAGATACAATGGACCAGTTACAATTCTCACACTTTTATATGTCTTAGTCAATCCTCTACAAAAGTACTCTAAATGCGCCCAATAGTCTCTATTGAAGCCTTCTCCCACTTGAGGACACATATTGGATAAGTAGAATGTATCATTCATAGCCTGTTGAGAGAATTTTGCATCAGCAGCCGGGGCTTGATGGCCTCGATCATAGCCTGACCTAAAATAATCCCTTAGTTTACCTCTAAACTTTTCTGGAATTACTTCATCttccttgaaaaaagaattcttCCTATCAGCATTTCTTGCGGCCAATGATTCTGGTGTTATATGTTCTAAGACCCAATAAGGATTTTGAGTTTGTCTATTGTAACATGAAATAAATTCTTCGCGGTTCTGCAGATCATGAATCGGGCCAGGAAAACCAtacttgaaaaatccaGAAGGGTCGACGTTGAAAGAAGGAGGTTGGATTTTGCCATTAGGTTTTTGAGTAATTGGATAAGGTGATTCGATAACTTGCGCTGGAGACCGTCTGTTCAAAAGGAGATAGGTTAAACCAGTACCAGCACCCAATCCTACCAAACCGGACAACAGTATCCTGCTGCTCATGATAAgtttaaaattttagaaTCAGTCAAGTAGGGAGCTTGGCTGGATATACTTATCTTTATACAATTGAAACTCTATAAAATTAACAAATTATCGATGAGTGATCGATAACCAATTACACCActgatatttttcattgattttaatttttttttttcgcgaTGAGCTATATTTTCGTGCGTACGCATTCAACCTGCATCTAGTCGAAAGACTTCAATTGAAAGGCCTCTTCGACAGATCCTAGGGACTGTGCTTTAACGTACGCCTCCATTACGGAACCTATAGTTGCCTTTTGCTGAGGACTGATAATACTGGCAATGGCGTCTCTAAATGAATCTTTGTCTAGTTTTGCCAAAGCCATAATGCCGCTCGCGACTTCATCGTCTACTTTGTCCACATATGCACCATGATATGCGGCAAGGAAAGAAAGACATAAAGCAATTGACAATGATGCCTTTGATTGATCTTTCTTAATAACCTCTTCCGTGAACTGAATTATCAACTTACTTTTAATGCTTGCTAACGATAATGAATCGTTTGTTTTGATATCctgaaaaaatctttttatAACCAACTTCATAAAGTACTGTAATAACGGGTATTTAAAAACACCTGATATTATTCTCTTGAAACCTTGTAAGGCAATTGGCTGTGTAGCGGGATTATTCAATGCCTCTGAGAGAATATTTGCGCAGTGATTCAGCTCCTGAGAACTTAGCTTAGAATACCCATTAGATAGCAATATCAGAATGGTTGCAACCTTGTTGTTTGAATCCAGCTTATGATAAATAATGTCTTTTATTGATCCGTAGAAGATTTCTAATAatacaatatttttttcgtcCTCAGACTCCGTAAGCGCCTTTACCAGTGCCTTAAAAAGTGGAAGTACGATTGGAATTATTACTTCGCGATGACTACATTCATAAATCTTCCCTATGATAAACAAAAGACAGGAATAAAGATCTAGTTTGAACATATTGTCAAAGTTACTAATATTTGATTCGAACGCAATgaatgtttttttcaacaaccTAATATCGGTGGGGGAGatctttatgtcattattatcttcttcactGGTCAGCACGTTATACTTGATAAATGGCAATCTCTCCGAAataatcatcatcagtAGTCGCAGTAATTCGTATAGTTTGTCAATGTCTTGTAAAAATGCCTCAGGGGTAGTATTGCACTTCGAATACCCAATGATCAAGTCACTGATGATATCAACAAGCagaaattcttctttgctgTCGCCGGTAGAAATCAGTCTATCCATAATCCCAACAACTTCAGTAATAACATCATCCTCAAATATACTTTTTATGCAGAGATTGCTCTTTAGGACATTATGTAAAGCGGGTAAAACTTGCATTTTAACTGAATGATCATCAATATTCTTGACAATAGCCTCCAAACATTGGctaaataaaataaagaggAAATACTCTAATTCCTCATCGTTAAGAGATGCCAGAATAACTTGAACATCTGAATCGAGAGTGCATCCAAGCGCTTCTACGAAGTTTAACCAGACTGGTTCATATAATTCAATTTTTGTACTTCTCGGTTCAATAAGgccattttctttcaactGGTTTTTTAATTGCAGAGTGGAATCACTATCATTATACTTTATCATCATATATTCACGTAGAGAAATGATCCATAATGGAACCAAAATGCTCCAATATTTCCGTGTAAAAGAGATAAGTGCCTCATTTGACGACGTAATGGATCTTTGCACTACCTCTGCCCATGCATCCAAAACGGAAAGttctatttttcttttcgcCTTGGGGGTAACAATTACAGCTTCTCCTATCCGTATACCGGAAGCagaatctttgaaattacCAAGAAGGTCAATTAATAATTGTGAGATTCTTCCCAATTTATCTGGTGGCATTATATTGGATGCCAACACTTCAGCAGCAACAGTGATAGCAAAGGACATTACGGTAGGTGAGCTTCCTTTACTAAACGCAGGCATTAATGCGCTAGTTATTTGAGCCTCTTGCTGTTCTAAAATCGACGATTCAGGAATTTGAGGATCCCTCATGACCGAATAGTTCTTCAGtacaaaattcaaaatatgTAGACCCGTTAGCTTCATGCCTTCATTCCTCACTGTGGATCCACGAAATGATATTTTAATAAGATCCGCGATTTTGCTGCTGAGGGCAAGAAgcaaattttcatatttttcgGATTCTAAGCACAACATTAATATCAGATTTAAGATAATCTGTCTGCTCTTCCACTGCAGGTTCTCAGATCCAAAATCAGCGGCATCTGTGTTGGCCAATTGGTTAACATTCGCTATGGATTCCTCTTCTTCgcctttaatttctttttctgaaGGTTTTTTTAGACCATTCAGCTCTAACAGGGCTGATACGTCCCTGTGGTAGCTTTGGAATAGTCTTCCTAAACTCATATTAAAAATTGAGTATAATTTATCAAACCAATGATGgtcttttttgaaagtatgCAATATCCATTCAGTAAAATAATCCTTAACAGAACGGGAATCTGGAAAAAGAGCGAGGTATCTCCAGCTTAgattttccatttctttcatGAATATTTCTTCCATCTGTAACTTGTACAACAACGTCAATAAGTCAAAGTTTTCAAAGGCGCTTTTTAAACTTGAAGTTCGTGGAATGAGCTCATTCGAGCCCGTAAATGTAGTGTCAAAATATGATGACCCTATTCCTGTCACTATTGAACTTTTAATTACACTCTtagaggaagaaataaagaTGTCATAGtttagaatatttttcattttgaaagtAGCTATgttttcaaacattttAATGCTGCTTATGCTGTTGAGAATGTTATTAGAAATTAACAGGGAGAGTGTTATATTTCTGAACGAATCAAGAACCTTGGTATTTAATTCTAGAAAATTTGGCCCCACAGTTTCAGTTAATGTCCTTGAAATTTCACCGATCGCTACGTGAGAATTAAAGTCTCTGTTATAGTTACAGCGAAGAGTAGAGCGTCCGTAAACTCCGTACTTATCCTGCACCAGCAACTCTTCCATAGAACTTAGTAGCAGAGCTGCCGTCTTCAGGTCAATCACTAAGTGTTTCTCAAGAAGAACATGCATTGCTTTCAATGACCATGAATGAACAACAGGATGTGGATCCTTCATTAATGCAAAAATTACATCGAAAgatgtttcaaaattagCATATTGTGAGTTATATTTAAAGATTGTGGCCAATGATAGGACATGAAACATTCTTAAGTATGGCTCATCCATATCTGCGACATTTTTAATGAATATTCTTGACTGCTCTGTAAGAAACCTTTGTCTTTCTTCATCGCCAAATGTTCTTGCGATAGCAGCCGTAAGTAATCCTACACAATCAGCCTTAATTTTTGTTAGAAAAATGTCATTAAAGAACTgaatcttctttattgattCGATAATTAATTGCCCTACTGAATAGTCCAActctaaatttttttcttgcatGATGCGTAAAGCACTATGCAAAGCACTGCAAACGTTGGCAGCTATTGCCACACTTCTCAATGGTGTAGtcattttggaaaacatgGACAAATTTAAAGTTTCCATAACAGAGTATTGTATTTTACTATTCAAAAAGGGGAACACAGATGAAAAGAGCTCCATAGAAGAGTCTATTAGAGATGTAGTGACTTGAGGTGCGTAGCGGTCAATCTGAGAATAAGACCCAGATCCATATAGCAGGATCAACGAATCCAGAGATAAAATTGGAGAAATTGGCTTTGATACTTCCATTTCGAAAATATTGTACCAGTTGTAATCTTTGGATGGCCAGCTTCCACTTATTGGTTCATCGTATTTATAAGTAGTGGACATTGATAAGTTTACAATACGGTCCCCGGTTATTTTACTGGATAGACCGAATGCAAAGCCGTTGTTTTGACGGAGTAAAGTATTAATCGAGGATTCTAACACCACATTATTTTCCGTGTCATCCTTGTTACTCGTTTTCCTGTTACGAATGTCTTTTATGCTGTTCAAAACGGAAGTACTTGATTCTGTGTAAAGATTGggatctgaaaaatttttcacgATTAATATTAGTAAAGAACTATTAAAATCGCTATTTATGTACTTCTCCAGCTTGAGATATACCTGCAAAATTCTGTTTTCATTATGCAGTAGGGCATTATCAAtgttttttgatttcaaatcAATGGAATGGTTAAAATTGGAGCACTTAGTCAGCAAATATGATACTTGCTTGGCCATGTCTTTATCAATTGTCGTATTGCTTAAATATGTTAATAAACAGGTCAAAGCATGATTTCGGATTTCTAAATTCTTGTACAATTCATCCTCGTCGTGGTATGTGTAAGTATGTGTTAATAGAACTttccagaaaagaaatagttGGGGAATCTGTAGTTTCAAATATTGTTCATCTTTATAATTCATCAATCCTATTAATAATATCCAGCATAAAAGACCTTTGAAGTATAAATTGGAAGAGGTAGATGTAGTATTATTCTTAATGAATGAAGTGGAAAAAACCGTAATTCTCATGATCAACTCATAAGAAATATAGTCACTCTCGGCATCTTTGATTAGGTTTGCTATTATGAAAGCATGTCCATGATTTCTatgaaaaacaaatttgCCCGTCGATTTGAAGTCAGTAGACAATGCACGTAAAGAGTTTTCAATGGTCTCCGAAAGATATTCTGGACAGTTATTCAggaaaacttttaaaatttccacCGTATGAACACGTATTGTGAAGATTTCACATGTCGCTAGATCAACCAGTTTATCTCTAATCTCTTTAACAGTATTTTCCTCAGTGGCAAAAGTAGAACTTAAGTCATTGATTAAAATATACGTCAAGTCAAGCTGTAGTAATGTAAGCCACTGTGTCTCAGGCTTCGCATCAATGCCATACTTTAAACTTGAAGTAGAACCATTTTTAGAAGAGTTTTGGTAAGTATCAGAACAACCTAAAATATAATACAACATTTGAGTCTTTGCAGTGTCACTCAAATGCGGCAACATTACTTCATGCATATGTTGAAAGTGCCTCAAATACCTTGATAATGTATTCATACTTCTATTGTTCACTTCGTAGCTGCTGAAGACTTTGCTTAAAGAGAGTACTATatccaaatattttgagTTACTCAAAAAAGTGTTGTCAGCTAGTAGATTCAAATTAATTAAATGAATAATAGATTCAAAGCAACCACTTTCCACATCTCGTGTATCGCAGTTTAAGAAAATCCTAACATAAATAGACCATACTTCTTGTAGAGTTAGAATATTTTTCGAAAAGTAATAATCAAATAGAACCTCTGCTAAAGATTTAGCAGTGAAGATGCGAGTCTCGTCATTCGCAAAACCATAAACGCCTATCTCACCTTCGGTAAACTTAGAATATATCGTCTCTATAATATCATGGGAGTGTTCTCTGATAAAAGTAGTTTGTTTGAAATGAGCTGTCCAGCATTCTACCAGCACCGCCACAAAGGTAACTGAGAAATCTTTCTCATCCGCAGAAATGCTGTCGAAAACAGTTTTggataattttgaaaattttgcatACGTTGCAGGATCAAGGATTTTATCGCCATTATTAGAATTTCTCAGAATTGCATTGAAAAGCTGAAGAAGGGTTGTCATGAAGGTAGCATGATaatatttacttttttccatgatttttttcaggttCTTGAAAATAGCACTAAATAACAATggaattaaagaagaaatgctatttccaaaattttcaaataattgaATAAGTACGGTGCACGCAATGTCTTTAGCTGGGGAATATatgtactttttttttctcgtacttgacttcttcttttttttcttttggttaGGGTCGgtatcttcatcatcaattgaGACATCTTCTTCACACAATACGTTAGTTAAAAATGCTGCAGAATCAAAAACCACGCCAGGGTATTCGTTCTTCAAACGCCATATAGAAATCGTGTAGAGCTGAGACAAGCTGATAAACACTGAATGCAGTTCCAAATCATCTGCATTTTCCAGTACGGCAGTGTATCTCACGAACTCATCTAATTGAGCGTGTATTTCTTTAACCTCCCGTAATTCAGTATCACTAACgtctttcaaagatataAGCTTTTCCAAATTGGTGGTTATCCAAGTTAATAAATCATGACCATTATTTGATGACCCTTCTATCACTTTCTTGAGGGATCGGTTTGCCATTTTGGAGGCCTGCGCTATATTTCGTCTTTTTAGCTTTCCCTAAACCAAATAAACTATCgtttcaattgaatcatAACAAATCATTGCTTCAATATGgcaatgaagaagaaaaaacggCCATACGGCGTTCCGCTATGCGGTGTGTGGATGTAGatataacaataatacAAATAATACATAAAAAGGATGTAATCGAATATTATAGATAAAAGGAGTCGCATATTCAAAGGTTCAATCCACAGTTGGATCAGAGCTATACTCTGAGGAAAATGTTTGATTATTGGCAGAAGAATCTTGGCCAATCAACGCAGAAAAATCGATGACATCAGGCAGTACCCTATTAATTGAGTAGTCAAACTCTTCAAATTCTGATAGAAGCTTATCCAAGTACTCCTCTTGTGCAGCTGTCGCCGTATGGCTTTCATTATTGGAATTCTGAAGGTTTAGATCAGCTTCCCCTTGTGGAAGATTTAAAATGGAACGAAGACTCGTCGCTGGAGTTTGGTGTTGCCGCTGCCCATGTTGTAATTCTCTTTGGCACTTTGTAAAGTTATTGTTTGATTGTAATTGGGGTATTAAAGCCCCGCTACTTTCTTGTCGTTGTAATTTGACTATGTTTAAAAGTTGTTCAGATAATACTGACGTCTTTTCATTGAACTCTTTAAATAATTGGTtcaaaacttcaaaagtaCGTTTACTTGCGTTTGAAGCACCCTTCAAAAGTGATAAAATCTCACTGCCCAGCTGAGTTGCGTTATATATGTCTGAATCAATTTTCCCATTTCGTATCAGTCCCTTTTCTGTTTGATAGACATAAAATTTGAGGCACGCAACACTAAAAAAGATTGTATGAATGGAAAACCAGTAGCTACCACTTAAGAGGTTTTGCATAATCATGTCATAAGATAACTGGATCACTTTTTTGGCTACTTCAATACAGTTTTCAGCCATATGAATTTGGAATTGGAATTCTGGGATATCTAATGGGTCTATAGATATATAGTGGTAAAATGGTTTATAGAGTACGATTTTGGATAAAAGAAAGTCCAGatataataattttttgggTTTGGTGTATGGAGAATTGCTATCATTCGCACAAATGGTCAGCGCCGGCTGTGGCTGACGGTAGCGTATTGTGTCAACCTTTAAAATATCTGGTAGCTGGGCGTACCAATTATCTAGTTGGTCATTCAGTGATATAATCTGTGCCCTAGAATCCTCTTCTAATGGTTTTCTTCTCAAAGAGTACATTAGTTTGTAAATCCGAGACATGATTAAAATAAGCTTTGTATGCTTATTAT encodes:
- the LAA1 gene encoding AP-1 complex accessory protein LAA1 (AP-1 accessory protein~similar to YJL207C), translated to MANRSLKKVIEGSSNNGHDLLTWITTNLEKLISLKDVSDTELREVKEIHAQLDEFVRYTAVLENADDLELHSVFISLSQLYTISIWRLKNEYPGVVFDSAAFLTNVLCEEDVSIDDEDTDPNQKKKKKKSSTRKKKYIYSPAKDIACTVLIQLFENFGNSISSLIPLLFSAIFKNLKKIMEKSKYYHATFMTTLLQLFNAILRNSNNGDKILDPATYAKFSKLSKTVFDSISADEKDFSVTFVAVLVECWTAHFKQTTFIREHSHDIIETIYSKFTEGEIGVYGFANDETRIFTAKSLAEVLFDYYFSKNILTLQEVWSIYVRIFLNCDTRDVESGCFESIIHLINLNLLADNTFLSNSKYLDIVLSLSKVFSSYEVNNRSMNTLSRYLRHFQHMHEVMLPHLSDTAKTQMLYYILGCSDTYQNSSKNGSTSSLKYGIDAKPETQWLTLLQLDLTYILINDLSSTFATEENTVKEIRDKLVDLATCEIFTIRVHTVEILKVFLNNCPEYLSETIENSLRALSTDFKSTGKFVFHRNHGHAFIIANLIKDAESDYISYELIMRITVFSTSFIKNNTTSTSSNLYFKGLLCWILLIGLMNYKDEQYLKLQIPQLFLFWKVLLTHTYTYHDEDELYKNLEIRNHALTCLLTYLSNTTIDKDMAKQVSYLLTKCSNFNHSIDLKSKNIDNALLHNENRILQVYLKLEKYINSDFNSSLLILIVKNFSDPNLYTESSTSVLNSIKDIRNRKTSNKDDTENNVVLESSINTLLRQNNGFAFGLSSKITGDRIVNLSMSTTYKYDEPISGSWPSKDYNWYNIFEMEVSKPISPILSLDSLILLYGSGSYSQIDRYAPQVTTSLIDSSMELFSSVFPFLNSKIQYSVMETLNLSMFSKMTTPLRSVAIAANVCSALHSALRIMQEKNLELDYSVGQLIIESIKKIQFFNDIFLTKIKADCVGLLTAAIARTFGDEERQRFLTEQSRIFIKNVADMDEPYLRMFHVLSLATIFKYNSQYANFETSFDVIFALMKDPHPVVHSWSLKAMHVLLEKHLVIDLKTAALLLSSMEELLVQDKYGVYGRSTLRCNYNRDFNSHVAIGEISRTLTETVGPNFLELNTKVLDSFRNITLSLLISNNILNSISSIKMFENIATFKMKNILNYDIFISSSKSVIKSSIVTGIGSSYFDTTFTGSNELIPRTSSLKSAFENFDLLTLLYKLQMEEIFMKEMENLSWRYLALFPDSRSVKDYFTEWILHTFKKDHHWFDKLYSIFNMSLGRLFQSYHRDVSALLELNGLKKPSEKEIKGEEEESIANVNQLANTDAADFGSENLQWKSRQIILNLILMLCLESEKYENLLLALSSKIADLIKISFRGSTVRNEGMKLTGLHILNFVLKNYSVMRDPQIPESSILEQQEAQITSALMPAFSKGSSPTVMSFAITVAAEVLASNIMPPDKLGRISQLLIDLLGNFKDSASGIRIGEAVIVTPKAKRKIELSVLDAWAEVVQRSITSSNEALISFTRKYWSILVPLWIISLREYMMIKYNDSDSTLQLKNQLKENGLIEPRSTKIELYEPVWLNFVEALGCTLDSDVQVILASLNDEELEYFLFILFSQCLEAIVKNIDDHSVKMQVLPALHNVLKSNLCIKSIFEDDVITEVVGIMDRLISTGDSKEEFLLVDIISDLIIGYSKCNTTPEAFLQDIDKLYELLRLLMMIISERLPFIKYNVLTSEEDNNDIKISPTDIRLLKKTFIAFESNISNFDNMFKLDLYSCLLFIIGKIYECSHREVIIPIVLPLFKALVKALTESEDEKNIVLLEIFYGSIKDIIYHKLDSNNKVATILILLSNGYSKLSSQELNHCANILSEALNNPATQPIALQGFKRIISGVFKYPLLQYFMKLVIKRFFQDIKTNDSLSLASIKSKLIIQFTEEVIKKDQSKASLSIALCLSFLAAYHGAYVDKVDDEVASGIMALAKLDKDSFRDAIASIISPQQKATIGSVMEAYVKAQSLGSVEEAFQLKSFD